A genomic segment from Polyangium mundeleinium encodes:
- the nrfD gene encoding NrfD/PsrC family molybdoenzyme membrane anchor subunit, which yields MTTAALQEDTPGKRAPLVLGHRDFNAVTETVAGIVEKKTTPSWLVLLGLAVSVLLILLGSLGKLAAEGLGIWGLNNTVFWAWDITGFVFWIGIGHAGTLISAILFLFRQKWRTSINRAAEAMTIFAVMSAAIYPVFHVGRVWFAYWLFPIPNQMSMWPNFKSPLLWDVFAISTYATVSILFWYVGLVPDLATLRDRAKTKVRSIVLGIFSLGWRGSHRNWLNYEKTYLILAGLSTPLVLSVHTIVSFDFAVSIMPGWHTTIFPPYFVAGAIFSGFAMVVSLMVLARKAYGLEGLITIKHLENMNKIILLTGTMVGYAYAIEYFIAWYGGNEYERFAFINRAFGPYKWAYWTMWSCNVFSPQLFWFKRIRTSIPAMFVISIFVNIGMWFERFVIIVTSLHRDYIPSSWTYFRPSLFDISTFLGSFGLFFTLFLLFLRFLPAVAISEVKGVMPQADPHAGHGDDHGHDAHDDHHEEASAKSDESEDEGDEGEEASEGDAEKDEEESRG from the coding sequence ATGACCACCGCCGCCCTGCAAGAAGACACGCCCGGCAAGCGTGCTCCACTCGTCCTCGGTCACCGCGATTTCAATGCGGTGACCGAGACGGTCGCGGGGATCGTCGAGAAAAAGACGACCCCCTCGTGGCTGGTCCTTTTGGGCCTCGCGGTGAGCGTCCTGCTCATCCTGCTCGGCTCGCTCGGTAAGCTCGCGGCGGAAGGCCTCGGTATCTGGGGTCTGAACAACACGGTCTTCTGGGCCTGGGACATCACCGGCTTCGTTTTCTGGATCGGTATCGGCCACGCCGGCACGCTGATCAGCGCCATTCTCTTCCTGTTCCGGCAGAAGTGGCGCACCAGCATCAACCGCGCGGCGGAGGCGATGACGATTTTCGCCGTCATGTCGGCGGCGATTTACCCGGTGTTCCACGTCGGTCGCGTGTGGTTCGCGTATTGGCTCTTCCCAATACCGAACCAGATGAGCATGTGGCCGAACTTCAAGAGCCCGCTGCTCTGGGACGTGTTCGCGATCTCGACGTACGCGACGGTCTCGATCCTGTTCTGGTACGTCGGCCTGGTGCCGGACCTCGCGACGCTGCGTGATCGCGCGAAGACGAAGGTCCGCTCGATCGTGCTCGGCATCTTTTCGCTCGGCTGGCGCGGCTCGCACCGGAACTGGCTGAACTACGAGAAGACCTACCTCATCCTGGCCGGTCTCTCGACGCCGCTGGTTCTCTCGGTGCACACGATCGTGTCGTTCGACTTCGCCGTGTCGATCATGCCGGGCTGGCACACGACGATCTTCCCGCCGTACTTCGTCGCCGGCGCCATCTTCAGCGGCTTCGCGATGGTCGTGTCGCTGATGGTGCTCGCGCGCAAGGCGTACGGTCTCGAGGGCCTGATCACCATCAAGCACCTCGAGAACATGAACAAGATCATCCTCCTCACGGGGACGATGGTCGGTTACGCCTACGCGATCGAGTACTTCATCGCCTGGTACGGCGGCAACGAGTACGAGCGCTTCGCGTTCATCAACCGCGCGTTCGGTCCGTACAAGTGGGCGTACTGGACCATGTGGAGCTGCAACGTCTTCTCGCCGCAGCTCTTCTGGTTCAAGCGCATCCGGACCAGCATCCCGGCGATGTTCGTGATCTCGATCTTCGTGAACATCGGCATGTGGTTCGAGCGCTTCGTCATCATCGTGACGAGCCTCCACCGCGACTACATCCCCTCGAGCTGGACCTACTTCCGGCCGAGCCTCTTCGACATCTCGACGTTCCTCGGGTCGTTCGGTCTGTTCTTCACGCTGTTCCTCCTCTTCCTCCGGTTCCTGCCGGCGGTGGCCATCAGCGAGGTCAAGGGCGTGATGCCGCAGGCGGATCCGCACGCGGGCCATGGCGACGACCACGGTCACGACGCACACGACGACCACCACGAGGAGGCGAGCGCGAAGTCCGACGAGAGCGAGGACGAGGGCGACGAGGGCGAGGAGGCGTCGGAGGGCGACGCGGAGAAGGACGAGGAGGAGTCCCGTGGATAA
- a CDS encoding DUF3341 domain-containing protein gives MDKAHRHEELEEEAAKPFGLMGYFLTPGELMHACEKLKNAGYKDFDAQTPFPVHGLEKAMGLPPSKMPWIVLTCGTVGLLSAIALTAFVSFDYPLVISGKPSFSYQAYVPIMFELTVLFSAFGAFFGLWGVNRLPMFYHPSMKHPSFPRATDDAFFVTVEAKDPKYDASKTRKLLEELGAREIVEVTE, from the coding sequence GTGGATAAGGCTCATCGTCACGAAGAGCTCGAGGAGGAGGCGGCGAAGCCGTTCGGCCTCATGGGCTACTTCCTCACGCCCGGCGAGCTGATGCACGCCTGTGAGAAGCTGAAGAACGCAGGGTACAAGGACTTCGACGCGCAGACTCCGTTCCCCGTGCACGGCCTGGAGAAGGCGATGGGGCTGCCCCCGTCGAAGATGCCGTGGATCGTGCTGACCTGCGGGACGGTGGGCCTGCTCAGCGCGATCGCGCTGACGGCGTTCGTCTCGTTCGACTACCCGCTCGTCATCAGCGGCAAGCCGTCGTTCTCGTACCAGGCCTACGTGCCGATCATGTTCGAGCTGACGGTGCTTTTCTCGGCGTTTGGTGCGTTCTTCGGCTTGTGGGGCGTGAACCGCCTGCCGATGTTCTACCACCCGTCGATGAAGCACCCGTCCTTCCCGCGTGCGACGGACGACGCGTTCTTCGTCACCGTCGAGGCGAAGGACCCCAAATACGACGCGTCGAAGACGAGGAAGCTCCTCGAGGAGCTCGGCGCGCGTGAGATCGTGGAGGTCACGGAATGA
- a CDS encoding c-type cytochrome has product MRPAAFLLFALALAGCRGNKSEEPPVHVFGDMDWQPKYQWGEASSFFEDGRAMRPIVDGTVAVGHLDEDDAYHRGKDAKGEFIGRAPVEVDEKLVRRGQERFNIYCAPCHDMSGSGRGMVVQRGFPPPVELSSDRVRTMPDGQIFDTISHGVRNMPAYRKQIPVADRWAIVTWVRVLGKSQHASIDDVPADKRNAIDPEGDAQ; this is encoded by the coding sequence ATGAGGCCCGCCGCATTCCTCTTGTTCGCGCTGGCCCTCGCGGGCTGCCGCGGCAACAAAAGCGAGGAGCCGCCGGTCCATGTCTTCGGAGACATGGACTGGCAGCCCAAGTACCAGTGGGGTGAGGCGAGCTCGTTCTTCGAGGACGGCCGCGCGATGCGGCCGATCGTCGACGGGACGGTGGCGGTCGGCCACCTGGACGAGGACGACGCGTATCACCGCGGCAAGGACGCGAAGGGCGAGTTCATCGGCCGCGCGCCGGTCGAGGTGGACGAGAAGCTCGTTCGTCGTGGCCAGGAGCGCTTCAACATCTACTGCGCGCCTTGCCACGACATGTCGGGCAGCGGCCGCGGGATGGTGGTGCAGCGCGGGTTCCCCCCGCCGGTCGAGCTCTCGTCGGATCGCGTCCGGACCATGCCGGACGGGCAGATCTTCGACACCATCTCGCACGGCGTCCGGAACATGCCGGCGTATCGCAAGCAGATCCCGGTGGCTGACCGGTGGGCCATCGTCACGTGGGTGAGGGTGCTCGGCAAGAGCCAGCATGCCTCGATCGACGACGTGCCCGCCGACAAGCGCAACGCGATCGATCCAGAAGGAGACGCGCAATGA
- a CDS encoding SCO family protein gives MVRPGRFLMFVAAALTAAVVTLAPVSPAFAGDPALPKELEGVDIEERPGAVLPADAKLRDHEGRDVTLGSYLDGEHPVILVLAYYECPMLCSLVVNGLLQGMKGLAWTAGKEYRVVVVSFDPRDTYETARKKRDSYLGVYGRPVADRGWDFLVGEEAQVRRVADAVGFRYRWEEATQQYAHAAGVFVFTPDNKLSRTLYGLNYSAKDLELSLLEASQGKLASAWGRVLLFCFHYDPAENKYVLATRRLMKAGGVFTVLGLGGMILGFWRRERRRASKSTDGALA, from the coding sequence ATGGTTCGTCCGGGCCGCTTCCTTATGTTCGTCGCTGCCGCGCTCACGGCGGCCGTGGTCACGCTTGCGCCGGTTTCGCCGGCGTTCGCGGGGGACCCGGCGCTGCCGAAGGAGCTCGAAGGCGTGGACATCGAGGAGCGACCCGGCGCCGTCCTTCCGGCGGACGCGAAGCTCCGGGATCACGAGGGGCGCGACGTCACGCTGGGCAGTTATCTCGACGGCGAGCACCCGGTGATCCTGGTGCTCGCGTATTACGAGTGCCCGATGCTCTGCTCGCTGGTCGTGAACGGCCTGCTCCAGGGCATGAAGGGCCTCGCCTGGACGGCGGGCAAGGAGTACCGCGTCGTCGTCGTCAGCTTCGATCCCCGCGATACGTACGAGACGGCGCGCAAGAAGCGCGACTCGTACCTCGGCGTGTATGGCCGACCCGTGGCGGATCGGGGATGGGATTTCCTGGTGGGGGAGGAGGCCCAGGTGCGTCGCGTGGCCGACGCGGTGGGCTTCCGGTACCGCTGGGAAGAGGCGACGCAGCAGTATGCGCACGCGGCGGGCGTCTTCGTGTTCACGCCCGACAACAAGCTCTCGCGGACGCTGTACGGGCTCAACTACAGCGCGAAAGATCTCGAGCTGTCGTTGCTCGAGGCGTCGCAGGGCAAGCTCGCGTCCGCGTGGGGCCGCGTGCTCCTGTTCTGCTTTCATTACGATCCCGCAGAAAACAAGTATGTCCTCGCGACGAGGCGTCTGATGAAGGCGGGCGGTGTGTTCACGGTGCTGGGCCTTGGGGGTATGATCCTCGGGTTCTGGCGGCGTGAGCGTCGTCGCGCGTCGAAGTCGACGGATGGAGCTCTGGCATGA
- the coxB gene encoding cytochrome c oxidase subunit II, translated as MTFDPIDLGSFWMPKQSSTIAQEIDTAYYIVYWLDVVMFFALMVPLAWFMYRYKRRTAKDKVSDITHSTTLEITWTIIPSILVIGLFFVGLSGWMKAMVAPGNALEIRTTAEMYMWTFTYPNGNVSVNELVVPKGQPVKLIMSSKDVLHSFFVPEFRVKQDVVPGTYTTVWFEATENRDTILFCTEYCGVGHSDMLAKVRVMDKADYDNWQETGLMPGEKPLPPAELGKKLYATRSCNTCHSLDGSRIQGPTFKGVFGRTEQIADGSSVKVDENYIRESLLEPNKKVVSGYPAVMPTYKGLLKETDIDALIAYLKTVQ; from the coding sequence ATGACGTTTGACCCGATCGACCTCGGCTCGTTCTGGATGCCGAAGCAGTCTTCGACGATTGCGCAGGAAATCGATACTGCGTACTACATCGTCTATTGGCTGGACGTCGTGATGTTCTTTGCCCTGATGGTGCCGCTCGCGTGGTTCATGTACCGCTACAAGAGGCGGACCGCGAAGGACAAGGTCAGTGACATCACGCACAGCACGACGCTCGAGATTACGTGGACCATCATCCCGTCGATCCTCGTGATTGGCCTCTTCTTCGTGGGGCTCAGCGGGTGGATGAAGGCGATGGTCGCGCCGGGCAACGCGCTCGAGATCCGCACGACGGCGGAGATGTACATGTGGACGTTCACGTACCCGAACGGGAACGTGAGCGTGAACGAGCTCGTGGTGCCCAAGGGCCAGCCCGTGAAGCTCATCATGAGCTCGAAGGACGTCCTCCACAGCTTCTTCGTGCCCGAGTTCCGGGTGAAGCAGGACGTCGTGCCGGGCACGTACACGACGGTCTGGTTCGAGGCGACGGAGAACCGCGATACCATCCTGTTCTGCACGGAGTATTGCGGCGTCGGCCACTCGGACATGCTCGCCAAGGTGCGGGTGATGGACAAGGCCGACTACGACAACTGGCAGGAGACCGGCCTCATGCCCGGCGAGAAGCCGCTTCCCCCGGCGGAGCTCGGCAAGAAGCTCTACGCGACGCGTAGCTGCAACACCTGCCACTCGCTCGATGGGTCCCGCATCCAGGGCCCGACGTTCAAGGGGGTCTTCGGTCGAACGGAGCAGATCGCGGACGGTTCGTCGGTCAAGGTCGACGAGAACTACATCCGCGAGAGCTTGCTCGAGCCGAACAAGAAGGTGGTCAGTGGGTACCCGGCGGTCATGCCGACCTACAAGGGCCTGCTCAAGGAAACGGACATCGACGCGCTCATCGCGTACCTGAAGACGGTCCAGTAG
- the ctaD gene encoding cytochrome c oxidase subunit I, translating to MANTATVDELGHSPEVRGKNYLNQTAGVWSWLTTVDHKRIGIMYLVSVLVGFGLGGIFALLVRLELLTAKKTIMDASQYNQAFTLHGAAMVFLFIIPSIPASLGNFFLPLMIGAKDVAFPRLNLLSLYLYWIGAIFMLAAIVTGGVDTGWTFYVPYASGVSTTSVISATFGVFVMGFSSILTGLNFIVTLHKLRAPGMSWYRMPLFLWSLYATSIIQVLATPVLGITLLLLIFERAFHIGIFDPTLGGDPVLFQHFFWFYSHPAVYIMILPGMGVATEILATNARRRVFGYKAIAFSSVAIALVSFLVWGHHMFVSGQSELSSAIFSFLTFFVAIPSGVKMFNWLGTLWGGSIRFTVPMLYGIAFLFLFAIGGLTGLFLGMLSVDLHLHDTYFVVAHFHYVMMGSTAIAFFGGLHHWWPKMTGKMYDEKLARVGFALTFIGFNWTFFTQFILGTRGMPRRYYNYLDQFQPLHAFSTYGSWVLGTGFLITFICLARSLKTGAPAPADPWGGATLEWKTASPPITENFEKAPIVTLDAYERPAEETA from the coding sequence ATGGCAAACACGGCTACGGTCGACGAACTCGGGCACTCGCCCGAGGTTCGAGGCAAAAACTACCTGAACCAAACCGCTGGCGTCTGGTCTTGGCTGACGACGGTCGACCACAAGCGCATCGGCATCATGTACCTGGTGTCGGTGCTCGTCGGCTTCGGCCTCGGCGGCATCTTCGCCCTTCTCGTCCGTCTCGAGCTCCTGACGGCGAAGAAGACCATCATGGACGCCTCGCAGTACAACCAGGCGTTCACGCTGCACGGCGCGGCGATGGTGTTCCTCTTCATCATCCCGTCGATCCCGGCGTCGCTCGGCAACTTCTTCTTGCCGCTGATGATCGGCGCGAAGGACGTGGCCTTCCCCAGGCTCAACCTGCTGAGCTTGTACCTGTACTGGATCGGCGCGATCTTCATGCTCGCGGCGATCGTGACGGGAGGCGTGGACACGGGCTGGACCTTCTACGTGCCCTACGCCTCCGGCGTGTCGACGACGTCGGTCATCTCGGCGACGTTCGGCGTGTTCGTGATGGGGTTCTCGAGCATCCTGACGGGGCTCAACTTCATCGTGACGCTGCACAAGCTCCGGGCCCCGGGGATGAGCTGGTACCGCATGCCGCTCTTCCTCTGGTCGCTCTACGCGACCAGCATCATCCAGGTGCTCGCGACGCCGGTCCTCGGCATCACGCTGCTCCTCCTCATCTTCGAGCGCGCGTTCCACATCGGCATCTTCGATCCGACGCTCGGCGGTGACCCCGTCCTGTTCCAGCACTTCTTCTGGTTCTACAGCCACCCGGCCGTGTACATCATGATCCTGCCGGGCATGGGCGTTGCGACGGAGATCCTCGCGACGAACGCGCGGCGCCGGGTCTTCGGGTACAAGGCGATCGCGTTCTCCAGCGTGGCCATCGCCCTCGTGTCGTTCCTCGTGTGGGGCCACCACATGTTCGTCTCGGGGCAGAGCGAGCTCTCCTCGGCGATCTTCTCCTTCCTGACGTTCTTCGTGGCCATCCCGAGCGGCGTGAAGATGTTCAACTGGCTCGGCACGCTCTGGGGCGGGTCGATCCGGTTCACGGTGCCGATGCTCTACGGCATCGCGTTCCTCTTCCTGTTCGCGATCGGCGGTCTGACGGGCCTCTTCCTCGGGATGCTGAGCGTCGACCTGCACCTGCACGACACGTACTTCGTCGTCGCCCACTTCCACTACGTGATGATGGGCAGCACGGCGATCGCGTTCTTCGGCGGTCTCCACCACTGGTGGCCCAAGATGACGGGCAAGATGTACGACGAGAAGCTGGCGCGCGTGGGCTTCGCCCTCACGTTCATCGGCTTCAACTGGACGTTCTTCACCCAGTTCATCCTCGGCACGCGTGGCATGCCGCGCCGCTACTACAACTACCTCGACCAGTTCCAGCCGCTGCACGCGTTCTCGACGTACGGCTCGTGGGTCCTGGGCACGGGCTTCCTCATCACGTTCATCTGCCTCGCCCGGTCGCTGAAGACCGGCGCGCCGGCGCCGGCCGATCCGTGGGGCGGCGCCACGCTCGAGTGGAAGACGGCCTCGCCCCCGATCACGGAGAACTTCGAGAAGGCCCCCATCGTGACGCTGGACGCGTACGAACGTCCCGCTGAGGAGACTGCTTGA
- a CDS encoding cytochrome c oxidase subunit 3 family protein has translation MSAKAEALGGVEESKLSPQFHVAHHFDKADTQFDAGRMGVWLFLVTEILLFGGLFCAFAIFRSKYFPSFVEAHHHLDRVMGGINTIVLISSSFTMALAVRSAQKNEKKKTTILLAITLACAAMFLVVKYFEYSHKIHDGLLPGGNFTAADFASGHPGIFFAIYFMMTGIHGVHVVIGMGLILWILLRNQKNEFSSRYYAPVENVGLYWHLVDLVWIYLFPLLYLVG, from the coding sequence ATGAGCGCGAAAGCCGAGGCTTTGGGCGGCGTCGAGGAGAGCAAGCTCTCCCCCCAGTTCCACGTCGCCCACCACTTCGACAAGGCAGACACCCAGTTCGACGCAGGTCGAATGGGCGTGTGGCTCTTCTTGGTGACGGAGATCCTGCTGTTCGGCGGCTTGTTCTGCGCCTTCGCCATCTTCCGTAGCAAGTACTTCCCGTCGTTCGTCGAGGCGCACCACCACCTCGATCGCGTGATGGGCGGCATCAACACCATCGTGCTGATCTCGTCGAGCTTCACGATGGCGCTCGCGGTGCGCTCCGCGCAGAAGAACGAGAAGAAGAAGACCACCATCCTGCTCGCGATCACCCTCGCGTGCGCGGCGATGTTCCTCGTGGTGAAGTACTTCGAGTACAGCCACAAGATCCACGACGGGCTCCTGCCCGGCGGGAACTTCACGGCGGCGGATTTCGCCTCGGGTCACCCGGGCATCTTCTTCGCCATCTACTTCATGATGACCGGGATCCACGGCGTGCACGTGGTCATCGGCATGGGCCTCATCCTCTGGATCCTCCTCCGGAACCAGAAGAACGAGTTCTCCAGCCGTTACTACGCGCCCGTCGAGAACGTGGGCCTTTACTGGCACCTCGTCGACCTCGTGTGGATCTACCTCTTCCCGCTCCTTTACCTGGTCGGCTGA
- a CDS encoding cytochrome C oxidase subunit IV family protein, producing MSTSHAEHDHGHGSGNGDHVPHVLPFKVYIGTFSTLLFLTVVTVGASYVDLGHMGNLIVALLIATIKASVVALIFMHLKWDHKFHAIIFVSALIFLAVFIGITMSDTQFRGEAEAIEGKNPVDLKDPFKGERTGDIAVPKAVAAPAAAGSAAPAAGSAAPAATPAKH from the coding sequence ATGAGCACTTCGCACGCAGAGCACGACCACGGTCACGGAAGCGGAAACGGCGATCACGTTCCGCACGTCCTGCCGTTCAAGGTCTACATCGGCACGTTCAGCACGCTGCTCTTCCTCACGGTCGTCACCGTGGGCGCGAGCTACGTGGACCTCGGTCACATGGGCAACCTGATCGTCGCCCTCTTGATCGCCACGATCAAGGCGTCGGTCGTCGCGCTCATCTTCATGCACCTCAAGTGGGACCATAAGTTCCACGCGATCATCTTCGTCTCCGCCCTGATCTTCCTGGCGGTCTTCATCGGCATCACGATGAGCGACACGCAGTTCCGCGGCGAAGCGGAGGCGATCGAGGGGAAGAACCCGGTCGATCTGAAGGACCCGTTCAAGGGCGAGCGCACCGGCGACATCGCCGTCCCCAAGGCGGTGGCCGCGCCCGCCGCTGCCGGCTCGGCCGCACCGGCCGCCGGTTCGGCCGCACCGGCCGCGACCCCCGCCAAGCACTGA
- a CDS encoding ATP-binding protein, which yields MSARVSVPPIAVVEPGTARAAGGVPPGGQSSVRAVLSSADPIPEGTAARWLIQLRWLAILGMGLTTATGKWFVPDLAVTPVFLILGLLVVLNGSFALVIGRMLRHERRLVAGQITFDVIALGAVLWVTGGTGNPFAAFLVFQIALAGFLSGGRAILAIAGLTVAVGALVSFADPLPLASAPLGKERVHHLGAFVSLASVAVFLGVFLFVYARRLDELRQRTLRNDKLAMLGRVVGGMSHELSTPLATILLAGRELSEITKDVSPDASELARTIAGEAQRASDIIGLVRGYIRPDQRCEEVELGKLVTEMAGRELRRLVYRGEITIDAPEPVHVTVMPAGLLQVLVNVLTNATEAMARTAKPRIRIAVRDGGDHVEIVVDDSGPGFAPEILARLGEPFQTTKEREGGMGLGLYVSSVLLDRMNGVLSVDNGAEGGARVTIRLARRVASRDWEV from the coding sequence ATGTCGGCCCGTGTCTCCGTTCCCCCCATCGCCGTCGTCGAGCCGGGGACGGCACGTGCGGCGGGTGGTGTACCTCCAGGGGGACAATCGTCCGTCAGGGCCGTCCTTTCGAGCGCGGATCCGATCCCCGAGGGGACCGCGGCGCGGTGGCTGATCCAGCTGCGCTGGCTCGCGATCCTCGGCATGGGCCTCACGACGGCGACGGGAAAATGGTTCGTCCCGGATCTCGCGGTCACGCCGGTGTTCCTGATCCTCGGCTTGCTCGTGGTCCTGAATGGGTCGTTCGCGCTCGTGATCGGCCGCATGCTGCGCCACGAGCGGCGCCTCGTCGCCGGGCAGATCACGTTCGACGTGATCGCCCTCGGCGCCGTGTTGTGGGTCACGGGCGGCACCGGAAACCCGTTCGCCGCGTTCCTCGTCTTCCAGATCGCCCTCGCGGGTTTCCTCAGCGGCGGGCGCGCCATCCTCGCGATCGCAGGCCTGACCGTGGCCGTGGGCGCGCTCGTCTCGTTCGCCGATCCGCTGCCGCTCGCGTCGGCGCCACTCGGCAAGGAGCGCGTCCACCACCTCGGCGCGTTTGTCTCGCTCGCGTCCGTCGCCGTGTTCCTCGGCGTGTTCCTGTTCGTGTATGCGCGAAGGCTCGACGAGCTGCGGCAACGCACGCTCCGGAACGACAAACTCGCGATGCTCGGCCGCGTGGTCGGCGGCATGTCGCACGAGCTTTCGACGCCGCTCGCCACGATCCTGCTCGCCGGGCGCGAGCTCTCGGAGATCACGAAGGACGTCTCACCGGATGCCTCCGAGCTCGCGCGCACGATCGCGGGCGAGGCGCAGCGGGCGAGCGACATCATCGGGCTCGTGCGTGGCTACATCCGGCCGGATCAGCGGTGCGAGGAGGTCGAGCTCGGCAAGCTGGTCACGGAGATGGCGGGGCGCGAGCTCCGGCGGCTCGTGTACCGGGGCGAGATCACGATCGACGCGCCCGAGCCGGTGCACGTGACGGTCATGCCCGCGGGCCTCTTGCAGGTGCTGGTGAACGTCTTGACGAACGCGACCGAGGCGATGGCGCGGACGGCGAAGCCGCGGATCAGGATTGCCGTGCGGGACGGCGGTGATCACGTCGAAATCGTGGTCGACGATAGCGGGCCCGGGTTCGCGCCGGAGATCCTCGCGCGGCTCGGCGAGCCGTTTCAGACGACGAAGGAGCGCGAGGGCGGGATGGGGCTCGGGCTGTACGTGAGCTCGGTGCTGCTCGATCGGATGAACGGCGTGCTCAGCGTGGACAATGGGGCCGAGGGCGGGGCAAGGGTGACGATCCGGCTCGCGCGTCGTGTGGCGTCGCGTGACTGGGAGGTATGA
- a CDS encoding response regulator transcription factor, whose protein sequence is MPRKIETALLIEDDDAFRTTLQGAMRRRGVQARTAATVEEGLVSLEDAPVDLVVVDYRMPRVDGLTALPRLRRLCPEAAIVMLTGFGDIPLAVAAVREGADTLLTKPIDADRLLREATVLFERPRAPFTGAPPSSRTTYKLDELERDAINAALKDSGGVIAVAAKLLGIDRRTLQRKLKKSS, encoded by the coding sequence ATGCCTCGCAAGATCGAGACGGCGCTGCTCATCGAAGACGACGACGCGTTTCGCACGACGCTCCAGGGCGCGATGCGGCGGCGCGGGGTACAGGCGCGGACGGCGGCGACCGTGGAGGAGGGGCTCGTCTCGCTGGAGGATGCGCCCGTGGATCTCGTGGTCGTCGATTACCGCATGCCGCGCGTCGACGGCCTCACGGCATTGCCGCGGCTGCGCCGGCTCTGCCCGGAGGCGGCGATCGTGATGCTCACGGGATTCGGGGACATCCCGCTCGCGGTGGCGGCGGTGCGCGAGGGCGCGGACACGCTTTTGACGAAGCCGATCGACGCGGATCGATTGCTGCGGGAGGCGACGGTCCTGTTCGAGCGTCCGCGCGCGCCGTTTACGGGGGCGCCGCCGTCGAGCCGGACGACGTACAAGCTCGACGAGCTCGAGCGCGACGCGATCAACGCCGCGCTCAAGGATTCGGGTGGGGTGATTGCGGTGGCGGCGAAGCTGCTCGGGATCGACCGCCGGACGCTTCAGCGGAAATTGAAAAAGTCGTCCTGA